A window of Candidatus Zixiibacteriota bacterium genomic DNA:
CTTGAATACGGTTTAACGGATACCGGAAAATGGAATCTGCTATGGGTTACCCGCTTTCCGTTATTCGAGTACAATCCGGATGAAGACCGTTTCGACGCTATGCACAATATCGTGACCTCGCCGGTCGAAGAAGATATTGAACTATTGGATGAAGGCTTTTCGACGGACCTGGAACCCTCTGATCCGAATCATCCCTGGGCCAGGATTTACGCCAATCAGTATGACCTGGTCTTAAACGGCTGGGAGATTGCCTCGGGAGGAATCAGGAACCATCGCCGGGATATTCAGCAGAAGATCTTAAACGTATTGGGAATGTCGGACGAGCGTGCCGAGGCGGCATTTGGATTTTTATTGAGAGCGCTGGAACTGGGTGCTCCTCCTCATGGCGGAATAGCCCCCGGGCTGGACCGTATCGTGGCCATGATGTGTCATACGGACTCCATAAGGGATGTCATACCGTTCCCAAAAACAACTACCGCGCAGTCACTTATGGAAGGGTCTCCATCGCCTGTCAGCGATTCTCAACTGCGAGAGCTGAAGATAAAATTAGATCTGGATGATTGATTCCGTAGAACCTTAAGGGAACTTCGGCGGTTTTTGATGTAAAACATGAAGTTTAGATATTTCTTTGAGCGCTATAACTTTAGAACTTTTTGCCGAAATAGAAGATAAGGAAATTGAAGATAGAAACAGAGGACTTGACAGCCAAAGTAACAAAAAAGATCGTTTTCGACGACACCGACTTGAGACAACTGTTCGGGATCGGTGATGTCAATCTGAGGATAATCGAAGAACAGTTCGATACCAGGATTGTCGCGCGCGGCAACGAGATCATCCTTGAGGATCACAAGGAGATCGTCGACAAGGTCGAGAAACTGCTTTACGATCTGGATGAGCATCTTCGCAAGAACTATGAGCTTCCGGAAAGCTATGTCTGGTACGCGATTTCGATGCTCAAGGAGAATGGCGAGGGACCGGCCGAAAAGCTTTCTCCCAAAGCGCTGTTTGAGTCCAACAATATCAGGATTGTCCCCAAGACCCTGGGACAAAAAGTCTATGTCGATGCGATGAGCAGTTACGACATAGTCTTTTCAATCGGTCCGGCCGGAACCGGAAAGACCTATTTGGCTGTAGCCAGGGCGGTCGCTGCCCTGAAGCAGAATCAGGTCCAGAGGCTGGTTTTGGTGCGCCCGGCAGTAGAGGCCGGTGAGACTCTGGGCTTTCTGCCCGGTGATATCCGGGCCAAGGTGGACCCGTATATTCGACCGATTTATGACGCGTTGCACGATATGTTACAGGCTGATAAAATACGCAAGTTTTTGGAACTGGGTGTGATCGAAATCGCGCCTCTGGCGTTTATGCGCGGGCGCACGCTCAATAACGCTTTCGTGATCCTGGATGAAGCCCAGAATACCAGTACCGCACAAATGAAAATGTTTCTCACTCGCATCGGTGAAAAGTCCAGGGCTGTAGTCACCGGTGATGTCACCCAGATCGACCTGGATAAAAGCCGTGTATCCGGGCTGATTACCGCACAGAGAATCCTCAAAAATATCGACGGCATCAAGTTTATTTACCTGGACGAGAAAGACGTCGTGCGCCACAGGCTGGTGCAGGAAATTATTAAGGCATACGACAAGTCAAGCAAGAAGTAATCATTCCTTTTCAAGGATGTAAAGGGTGTTTCGTCTGTTAATTCGTATTAAACGATTTGCAAAGAAGAAATTGAAGCTGAGCGGTACTGTTCGCCATACCAGTTCCAGGGATAAGCTTCTCTATAAATCAGTACTGATTTTGGTAATCGGGCTGATGATTACACTTTTGTACCCGCAACAGCAGATTTTTCAGGCGGTCTCGATACCAAGACTGGATGAAATCGCGCGCGAAGACATAGTCGCGCCTTTCGCCTTCGAGGTAAAACGTCCCCAGGATCAGGTAGACCGCGAGATTCGCGATACACTCGACAACCTGCCGGTAATCCTGAATTACAATTTCGGGCTCTATGAAAATGTCTATTCCAGCATCGGGACGTTTTTCAGCCATGTCCGTGACCTGAAAGAGAGCAATCTTCCGCTTGCCAGAAAAGTCGATTCACTGAACTCGATTAAGGAGGATGTGGATATCGCAGTCCTGCGTGAATTGCTTAAGAGCAATCATCTCGATACCACCGAAAACCGTCTCTTAAAAACGATAGAGTCCATATATCAATTAGGGGTCCTGCCGGATTCAATCGATCTCAGCGAATACAATTTCAATTTTGCCCAGGTCAGAAAGAAACAACAGCAGTTGCGTACACCGGTCGAAAATATTCTAACGGTCGGTCAAACTCGGGATATCTTCATGGAGCGAGCGGAAAGCGACACGATATTTCCGCATTCACCCCAGGGTTTTGCAAGCCTGGGATACAGTTTCATCAAGCCCAACCTCAGCATCAACATGGCGGCCACCAATCTTAACAAGAAAAACAAACTTGATGCGATACCACATATCGAGCGAGAGTTCAAGGCCGGCGAGGTCATCATAAAGCGCAACACCAAAGCCGACAGCTGGCATATCCGTTCACTCGAGGCGATGACCGCCGAACAGCTTGAATCCGGTCGCAAGGGATCATTCTGGCAAAAGCTTCTGCCCTATTTTGGACGGGGCTCATTTATCCTGTTTGCTCTGGTGATGCTGGCTGTGTTTCTCGCCAACTACAATAACCGCAGGATGTTCTCAAATCCAAAGTTCACTGCAATGATGTTAATCATTGTCCTGGAAGTCGTAGCTGTCTATGTCATCGACCACGAGCTGAATCTGTCTGTTTACCTGATACCCTTCGCGATCGGGGCGATACTTTTGACGATCATGTTCGACCTGGCCACAGGAATATTTACCACGCTCATAATGGCGATCATAGTCGGTATCCTCCAGAATTTCAATTTCGCCACTATGTTGTTGGCATTCTTCTCCGGGGCGGTTGCCTCGCTGTCTGTGATACGGGTCCATAAGCGCTCGGATTTTTATCGCTCGATATTATACCTGACGGTGTTCTACCTGGTAGCGGTCTACCTCATGGAGGCGTTAAAAT
This region includes:
- a CDS encoding aspartate--tRNA ligase, which produces LEYGLTDTGKWNLLWVTRFPLFEYNPDEDRFDAMHNIVTSPVEEDIELLDEGFSTDLEPSDPNHPWARIYANQYDLVLNGWEIASGGIRNHRRDIQQKILNVLGMSDERAEAAFGFLLRALELGAPPHGGIAPGLDRIVAMMCHTDSIRDVIPFPKTTTAQSLMEGSPSPVSDSQLRELKIKLDLDD
- a CDS encoding AAA family ATPase gives rise to the protein MTAKVTKKIVFDDTDLRQLFGIGDVNLRIIEEQFDTRIVARGNEIILEDHKEIVDKVEKLLYDLDEHLRKNYELPESYVWYAISMLKENGEGPAEKLSPKALFESNNIRIVPKTLGQKVYVDAMSSYDIVFSIGPAGTGKTYLAVARAVAALKQNQVQRLVLVRPAVEAGETLGFLPGDIRAKVDPYIRPIYDALHDMLQADKIRKFLELGVIEIAPLAFMRGRTLNNAFVILDEAQNTSTAQMKMFLTRIGEKSRAVVTGDVTQIDLDKSRVSGLITAQRILKNIDGIKFIYLDEKDVVRHRLVQEIIKAYDKSSKK
- a CDS encoding HDIG domain-containing protein; amino-acid sequence: MFRLLIRIKRFAKKKLKLSGTVRHTSSRDKLLYKSVLILVIGLMITLLYPQQQIFQAVSIPRLDEIAREDIVAPFAFEVKRPQDQVDREIRDTLDNLPVILNYNFGLYENVYSSIGTFFSHVRDLKESNLPLARKVDSLNSIKEDVDIAVLRELLKSNHLDTTENRLLKTIESIYQLGVLPDSIDLSEYNFNFAQVRKKQQQLRTPVENILTVGQTRDIFMERAESDTIFPHSPQGFASLGYSFIKPNLSINMAATNLNKKNKLDAIPHIEREFKAGEVIIKRNTKADSWHIRSLEAMTAEQLESGRKGSFWQKLLPYFGRGSFILFALVMLAVFLANYNNRRMFSNPKFTAMMLIIVLEVVAVYVIDHELNLSVYLIPFAIGAILLTIMFDLATGIFTTLIMAIIVGILQNFNFATMLLAFFSGAVASLSVIRVHKRSDFYRSILYLTVFYLVAVYLMEALKFSTSDEIIPYLGYGMVNAVLSPIIAMGFLPVFETMFGITTDLTLLELSDMNHPLLRRLALEAPGTYHHSIVVGNLCEKAAEAIDANPLLARVGSYYHDIGKMEIPEYFVENSQGNKSKHDSLSPSMSALIISSHVKKGLDLADQADLPDVIMDFIAEHHGTTLMSYFYHKARELKSENGGEEVPEEEYRYPGPRPHSKETAILMIADSVEAASRTLEDPKPSRIRNLVKKLINEKFQSGQLSDSELTMRDLSIMEDAFTQRVLSAFHTRVDYPQKEEAK